Proteins from a genomic interval of Sphingobacterium sp. SYP-B4668:
- a CDS encoding O-antigen ligase family protein, whose protein sequence is MKYLKIIILFLVFCNLPSYFLVKANAAIGQLLSYSTFLLLIVYYFLSENKKPIVPFIVFGLLFFLISIIVNAQNDDGYLVTLIKYFIVIVMGASVVSDTTKEDIYIVLLLGCLSIIFESIFIEGIGGRYRGYYINPNAAGYACILGYSLSFSINSKKLKIIGQLLFSMAGFLTFSRTFLFIWILVNLISLLINYKNVYKILVGIVLFGLFLSFGDKLDLSTKRMHAFSGILEGKVNDDLKEESRTETWSHYYNQILNNPILGNGYHSFSGEIFGPEYNTYTVKNGVHNTFLMVIGEAGFFVLLYFLWIYGSFLINGIRMFHDNPVIFLVSFSLIMYMLTNHNYFENNLVLFVSMWLYIQINLDKKVSEKKHLDLHQVKNYQVEYLNINAF, encoded by the coding sequence ATGAAATATCTTAAGATTATTATTTTATTCTTAGTTTTCTGCAATCTTCCAAGTTATTTCTTGGTTAAAGCTAATGCCGCAATTGGTCAACTTTTAAGTTACAGCACCTTCCTACTCCTAATCGTTTATTATTTTTTAAGTGAGAATAAGAAGCCAATAGTTCCATTTATCGTATTCGGTCTTTTATTCTTTTTGATATCTATAATAGTCAATGCACAAAATGACGATGGTTATTTAGTAACGCTTATTAAATATTTTATTGTCATAGTTATGGGAGCAAGTGTTGTAAGCGATACCACAAAGGAAGATATATATATAGTGCTTTTACTAGGATGTTTAAGTATAATTTTTGAATCTATTTTTATTGAAGGTATTGGTGGCAGATATAGAGGGTATTATATTAACCCTAATGCAGCTGGCTATGCTTGTATATTAGGTTATTCTCTAAGTTTTTCAATAAATAGCAAAAAATTAAAAATCATTGGCCAATTACTATTTTCAATGGCCGGCTTTCTTACTTTCTCCAGGACTTTCTTATTTATCTGGATATTAGTCAATTTGATATCTTTGTTGATCAATTATAAAAATGTATATAAAATACTAGTAGGTATTGTTCTATTTGGTCTGTTTCTTTCATTTGGAGATAAACTGGATTTAAGTACGAAAAGAATGCATGCATTTTCAGGAATACTTGAAGGAAAAGTAAATGATGATTTAAAAGAAGAATCGAGAACAGAAACCTGGTCCCATTATTATAATCAAATTTTAAACAATCCAATCTTGGGTAATGGATACCATTCCTTTAGCGGAGAAATTTTTGGACCTGAATACAATACTTACACCGTAAAAAATGGTGTACACAACACTTTTTTAATGGTTATTGGTGAAGCCGGTTTTTTTGTCCTTCTCTATTTTCTATGGATATATGGGTCTTTTTTAATTAATGGCATAAGAATGTTTCATGATAATCCGGTAATTTTTCTGGTTTCATTTTCTTTAATAATGTACATGCTTACCAATCATAATTATTTTGAAAATAACCTGGTATTATTTGTTTCGATGTGGCTGTATATTCAAATAAATCTGGATAAGAAAGTATCTGAAAAGAAACATTTAGATCTTCACCAAGTCAAGAACTATCAGGTTGAGTATCTAAATATAAATGCATTTTAG